In Desulfovibrio sp. UCD-KL4C, a single genomic region encodes these proteins:
- a CDS encoding flagellar hook capping FlgD N-terminal domain-containing protein, with translation MSVEAVGSSTSASTSSSSSNSSLNQLDFLTLLTTQMQYQDPTNPVDNTEMVNQMTQYSSLEQEVSTNEKLDTIASQLNAMSAMNSSSYIGKDVIAEGGIITVTDGVASDAKITLDEDTTTLVVNIYDSEGTIVDTKLFSNVSAGSYPLGQAALNADNDLTSGETYTLKAMAYDENGADIGATLTSQGTVSGVSQQGSQVILTLADGRVTTTADVSFTS, from the coding sequence ATGAGTGTCGAGGCAGTAGGTTCTTCAACATCAGCTAGTACATCATCGTCGTCAAGCAACTCCTCGCTTAATCAACTTGATTTTCTGACACTGCTAACGACTCAGATGCAGTATCAGGACCCTACAAATCCGGTTGATAATACTGAGATGGTTAACCAGATGACTCAATATTCTTCATTGGAACAAGAAGTTTCGACTAACGAAAAACTAGATACCATAGCCAGCCAGCTTAACGCCATGTCAGCTATGAACAGCTCAAGCTACATAGGTAAAGACGTTATTGCTGAAGGTGGAATCATCACAGTTACAGACGGCGTAGCATCAGACGCCAAGATCACTCTTGATGAAGATACAACCACACTCGTAGTGAATATTTATGATTCCGAAGGAACCATAGTTGATACCAAATTATTTTCAAATGTCTCTGCAGGAAGCTACCCACTGGGACAAGCAGCACTTAACGCAGATAATGACCTAACATCAGGTGAAACATACACTTTAAAGGCTATGGCCTATGATGAAAACGGTGCTGATATCGGGGCAACCCTTACATCTCAGGGAACAGTCTCGGGTGTAAGTCAGCAAGGTAGTCAAGTGATTTTAACACTTGCTGACGGAAGAGTAACAACTACTGCAGATGTAAGCTTTACATCATAA